CATTTGATAAAGACTCCTACAATGGTCACGTTCCACTAAGCGTCCGCAACGCCCGTGGCGTCCATTCTATCGTTCCACTTCCATTCCATCTAAAGCCGTCCGTAAACGTGTTCGTCGCGAGCGATTGTtcgacgtcatagatgacgtcactgttcgCGACCTCAtcgcccacaaaatataggtgAGCCAAAACTGGATTACATCAAAACGTGccgtgaattaaaaaaaaaactgtcaatgtcaaattgtgaatgttatctctcattcgattctgcaaaaacgcaacgataaatTCCCGGCAATCCATGTGGAATTATGTTTTACTCCAATCTATACGATccaacgcagtgtgggacgtcctccggcccgttggaccgacgatctacgtaagattgccggtgcagactggatgaggattgcgaaaaaccgggatgtctggcgcaaacttggggaggcctatgcccagcagtggactgcagtaggctgagctgattgactgactgactgattgatacgaaatattcactcacaaccctgacagctgcatgttttcaccatgACACCTAATACTTGACAGCGCCCAAATATgtgttccacttataaaattcgcccGCAACGCccccaaatttttttattttagtggaagtgtggaacggcaatttcagcgaTCGTGATCGATGGCGTTGTGGGTCTTACGTGGAACGCACCCAAACGCGCTTATTGTAACTTGGAACAAAAGGTCAATTAAcacggtcttatatacaggcaccgcgttggcgcaacggtcacagccatggattgtacctgttgcgctggcggttgcgggttcgatccccgcacgtgacaaacatttgtattggccatacagatgtttgccatggtctgagtgtttgtgcagtccttgtgggtctccccaccgtgcctcggagagcacgttaagccgtcggtcccggttgttatcatgtacacctgcgcattggagcagcgtggtggattaagctctgatccttctcttacatagggaaagaggtctctgcctagtagtgggatattacaggccgaagcgtaTATACAGGTCATGCAACTGAGCCCAATTTCAATGATGAATTGGTGAGAGATTGAGAGATTAGTACGATGTACGATAGTGTCATCAGCTTTTCGTTCGCGTCAACGCCGCTGGACGTCACTGTTATCGATGGGTGCGGTAtacagtgtctgtttgtaatattaaaacagccGCTTTATATTGAACTcaaatggatgtatacacggtacatatgccaaaataacattttttacaataaattaatctcTAAAACTGAGGCTGGACCAATTCGGACGGCaccttcactggcagatagctggtgtaataagaaataacttaggctacttttattttagaaacttattttataactctgcgaactgatcaataactttttttgttagtttccacgcagacgaagtcgcgggtacagcttgttatttaataaaatgaaacgtaaaaaataaattcctgAACGAGTGCTAGCCAATATTTGTGATATGTCTACCATGGATATCTTTCTTCTCTTTTACTCTATTCTAATAGGAGTGCACGTCTTTAAAATCATGTTGCTGTTTCatgaaacttaaatttattaagatgtacttatattttagcCAATGTTAAAGATTGGTTTGAGATACGGATTTAACAAATTTCGTAAGGTGAAATGACTTTTTGTGAAGACGTAAATTATCGTGAGTGATGTAAaagattcaataaataataatataatctataaaaacaataatggCTGGAAGAGGAGAGCGAGGTGTATCGCGAGTTTTAGATAAGTTAGAAGCATCTGTTAATTCGGGTCAATATTATGAGGCACATCAAATGTACAGAACACTTTATTTCAGGTAAATAACAAAACTGGGATTATTGTGCATAATTTAACCTCATACACgatgtttaattatatgttttttcagATATCTAAGTCAAAAGAAGTACAGCGATTTACTACATTTATTGTATAAAGGTTCAACTCTTTTATTACAACGCGATCAACAAGGTAGTGGAGCCGACTTGGCAATCCTTTTAAtagaagttttaaataaatcagaaaCAAAACCTTGTCAAGAATGGATAGAAAAAATTGCCAAATTATTTGAAAAGATGAGTTCAAGTATCCCCGAAAGGGAGACTTTTCTTACAAATGCTGTAAAATGGTCCatggataataataaaaaagggcATCCTTTACTTCACAAGGTAATTTTCAAAGTTAGCTTATATAATTTTGAGGCACAACAATCtagaaaattctaaaactaaCCTAAAAGCACAAATCTCATACTAAAAAACCCAAATTCGCCACAGTAGATtagcttaaattttaaagtaactttaataaaatattgaagaagaatttaaaacccctactataaaaattagtatttatgttatatgtatataatgacTAACCTTAGCGTAGCACAGTTTGCATACATATCTGTTGTCTGCTCCAGGGGTAGTGAGTTTGATTGCCACCCTGATTCTagaattcaaatatatatacatatccaAAAAAATGTAGCTGTATCAAGCTGTCTGTTACTtaaacacaggcattaagttgtttaccttAGGTACAGATGGCAGTGTGTGTttgttaacaatatttatttacctataaaTTGTCTTCACCATACTTAACCTTTTCTTCTACTTTTCCTTGAACAGAAAATTGCTGAAATATACTGGCAAGAGAAAAAGTTTACATCAGCACACAGGCATTTCTTACACTCAAGTGATGGAGCAACTTACGCTAACATGTTGATTGAGTTGCATACAACAAAAGGTTTAAAATCAGAAATAGATTTGTTTATTGCCCAGGCTGTTCTCCAATGTCTATGTCTGCGTAACGTTCAAATGGCCACAGAAGCATTCAATAAGTATACAGGATTACATCctacaataaaaaatgacaaaggTCCTCCATACTTATTCCcgttattaaactttttatggTTTCTTTTACGTGCTATTGAACAGTAAgtcaatttatatacatatcactattatttattaaattttattccttagaaaaaaatataagaccagttgtatgaaaaaaaattatgggaaGTGAAAAAGTATAAAACAGTAATGTTGACCTAACCTAAGAGTTGACATATTACTGCCCATTGTCATCTCTTGTaggatagaaaaataaatttttaaatatcactaaaaaaaatcattcctAAGGCGTAAACTTTAGTCACGTCTTGTTAACAGacacacttttttaaccgacttaaaaaaaggaggaggttactcaattcaacggatataatatatatttttttatgtatgttcagggataacttcgtcgtttccgaaccgattttgataattctttttttgttagaaagaagatatcccaggtgtaataccatgataaggaaaccgggatctgatgatgggatcccagagaaatcgagggaaacccttaaaaatccgcattactttttactgggtgtaccaatgttgatgatttttaatttaatcgaaagccgatgttatcatgtcatatttaaatttcttcgagatctgattactacttttggagtaatgtttgataatgtgtatttacttgactatttttcatctatctacattgtattacttgtcgatgtaattgacatcggtttttttcgtttgtcagcaaacaaaattatatatttggtgagtataattttttctttattttcaggaAACAAGttgttcaatttaaaattttaagaaattgttATGCAATAAGTATAAAGCGTGATCCAAATTACTCAGTGTATTTGGACACCATTGGTCGCATTTGGTTTGGTATTGAACTCCCTcagaataaaaatcataattcaaTATTTGGTGGTCTTCTTAAATCCATTATAGGTGATGTTGATGTTGATACTTCAGATGAAGAAGGGGAATATGAAAGGAATAATGCTCCAGTCCCGGAATTGGACTAGTGGGGAATTTTTAAGGACATATTTTACTGATTTATTAAACTTCATTTGAAAACATCCAATATGTCTGACTAAgctaattgaatttttatatttggtgaATGTTTATAGCAACTCATTGTTAATACTGtgcaaaatatgttttatatttgcTGTTTCACTGCAAAACACAAATGTATACTCTTTAGTTTAAAACCATTTGTCGCTTCAAGAGTTTGTTAGTAAAACCGTTAGTTACATTTAGAACTAAGTCTTAAAAGCACTTTTATAATACTGAACTATATCAAAGCAATAATCTGTTacgtatttgtattatatggaTTATTAACATTATGATTACACTAGTTCtatacgattttttatttattgaaaagttttttttttcttaaatatttatgctTTGATCTATTTATCATAATAGATAGACTGAACCTCAATTTGACACATTATTTTGgcatattacatattttaagggaatgtggtataaaaaaaaaaaacaatataaaattttcatatataacaatttatttggaatttgatttatttaatcaacAAGGAAATAGTTATAAATTGGATCATCAATCACAGTTTAGTTTCCATTATTTAAATGCCACTTTAACTAATatactttttgtaataaatttaagttttacttGACTCACAAtcatattttaaacaaacactaagtgctatattttatatatacatataatatatacttaattttcAATACATAGAATAATGTCTATTGAGGTAGATAACTACTTAAATGTCAATAGAATAACAAAATTCAAATGTTTTCTACAGTAAATGAAGTAATACAAGTTGTGAATTTCCCAACAGTTACATCTTTTTTcttcaaatcaaaatatatacctCTTTTCTTTAAATCTAATgcttgttttaatataaatttattaaattcaattgcATTTGGATGGTTTAAATATTCATCTATAGTCATCCATTTACattcttttatttctaattCTGATTTTACTATTTCAGTTGATGTAGCCTTTAATAAGACAACAACATAAATGTCCGAATTGCCAAATGTAGCATTGTGTCTGTGTCTGAAAGTGATCATTGATTCAAAGATTGCATCAATACCAGTTTCTTCTTTTACCTCTCGTATAGCCGCATCTTTGATATCTTCACCTAAGAAAGAGGTTTTAAATTTCTGGATATAATatgatttgatattaaaaatgtaacacgtggaaatatttctatttatttgcaataaaaagctatttgttatttgatttataaatatatgaaaaaaaaatggtaaggAAAGTCTTATTTATATCTAATGTagttattaatatcaataataaaatgttgaaatttttatttgttttgtgatTCTGAAGCAAGCCAATAATTACCTATCTAGACAGTAATTTAAGAgttactaaacaaaaaaaaaaacttattacatATGATTGGATAAGGATATGAATTTTGAATAGTGAGTTATTGCCctgctttaattttgaaaaattattagtattaatttaCCTCGCTCTACATATCCACCAGGAAATTTCCAATGAGGAATTTCATTATGTTTTTCAACCACTACAAGTAATTCATTATGGTCATTTATAACTAAACCTCCAACTCCAAGATTAGTGTGACACGCTGGGGGTAAATTAGCTTCACAATTTCTAGGTAACCATTTGTACATGGCAACAAATCCATCTCTTGAATGGTGAAAGTTGAAGCCTTCctgaaaatgttataaattatcataaataaatttatacatattttgttaagttttcaaTTCAATGTCTATTACTGTAGaatggaaaataaaatttgaagtgTTTCATACATTTGCTAAGATGGGAACAAAAGCTGCATCTGATATGTAAACCTTAAACCAAATACATCTTCTACTTTCATCTTCCCATTTTTTAAGTGaagctgaaaataaaaatatatt
This genomic stretch from Melitaea cinxia chromosome 10, ilMelCinx1.1, whole genome shotgun sequence harbors:
- the LOC123657055 gene encoding Golgi to ER traffic protein 4 homolog, encoding MAGRGERGVSRVLDKLEASVNSGQYYEAHQMYRTLYFRYLSQKKYSDLLHLLYKGSTLLLQRDQQGSGADLAILLIEVLNKSETKPCQEWIEKIAKLFEKMSSSIPERETFLTNAVKWSMDNNKKGHPLLHKKIAEIYWQEKKFTSAHRHFLHSSDGATYANMLIELHTTKGLKSEIDLFIAQAVLQCLCLRNVQMATEAFNKYTGLHPTIKNDKGPPYLFPLLNFLWFLLRAIEQKQVVQFKILRNCYAISIKRDPNYSVYLDTIGRIWFGIELPQNKNHNSIFGGLLKSIIGDVDVDTSDEEGEYERNNAPVPELD
- the LOC123657066 gene encoding nudix hydrolase 8-like, which encodes MPSDTFQGVVDRYNGVTVDTHDEPCETNQFINRLLASLKKWEDESRRCIWFKVYISDAAFVPILANEGFNFHHSRDGFVAMYKWLPRNCEANLPPACHTNLGVGGLVINDHNELLVVVEKHNEIPHWKFPGGYVERGEDIKDAAIREVKEETGIDAIFESMITFRHRHNATFGNSDIYVVVLLKATSTEIVKSELEIKECKWMTIDEYLNHPNAIEFNKFILKQALDLKKRGIYFDLKKKDVTVGKFTTCITSFTVENI